A genomic stretch from Mycobacterium cookii includes:
- the rbpA gene encoding RNA polymerase-binding protein RbpA, whose amino-acid sequence MADRVLRGSRLGAVSYETDRNHDLAPRQIARYRTENGEEFDVPFADDAEIPGTWLCRNGMEGTLIEGDLPEPKKVKPPRTHWDMLLERRSVEELDELLKERLELIKTRRRGS is encoded by the coding sequence ATGGCTGATCGTGTCCTGCGAGGCAGTCGCCTTGGAGCCGTAAGTTACGAGACCGACCGCAACCACGACTTGGCGCCGCGTCAAATCGCGCGTTACCGCACCGAGAACGGCGAGGAATTCGACGTCCCGTTCGCCGACGACGCCGAGATCCCCGGCACCTGGCTGTGCCGCAACGGCATGGAAGGCACCCTGATCGAGGGTGACCTGCCCGAGCCAAAGAAGGTCAAGCCGCCTCGGACGCACTGGGACATGCTGCTGGAGCGCCGCTCGGTCGAAGAGCTCGATGAGCTGCTCAAGGAGCGGCTCGAGCTGATCAAGACCCGCCGCCGCGGCAGCTGA
- a CDS encoding FxsA family protein — MVSRLFLVYVVVELLVVVGLASTIGLGWTLLAVLIAFAAGLTLAGSQLRLQLGRLRSGFGADPSRLATDSALVGLGSLLVVMPGLVTTAAGLLLLLPPGRAAARPLLTALAGRRFQLITIAADGRARRPDADYIDGEVIDVTEVEPPALPVRPE; from the coding sequence ATGGTGTCGCGGCTGTTTCTGGTCTACGTCGTGGTCGAGTTGCTCGTGGTGGTCGGCCTGGCGTCGACGATCGGGCTCGGCTGGACTCTGCTCGCTGTGCTCATCGCGTTCGCCGCGGGGCTGACGTTGGCGGGCTCGCAGCTGCGGCTGCAGCTTGGTCGGCTGCGTTCCGGGTTCGGCGCTGACCCGTCACGGCTGGCCACCGACAGCGCGCTGGTCGGGCTGGGATCGCTGCTGGTCGTGATGCCCGGTCTGGTGACCACCGCCGCGGGCCTGCTGTTGCTGTTGCCGCCGGGCCGCGCCGCTGCCCGTCCGCTGCTGACGGCCCTGGCCGGCCGCCGCTTCCAGCTCATCACCATCGCTGCCGACGGCCGTGCCCGTCGACCCGACGCCGACTACATCGACGGCGAGGTCATCGATGTCACCGAGGTCGAACCGCCGGCGTTACCTGTGCGACCCGAATAG
- a CDS encoding amidohydrolase, translating to MAVRDGVVAWLGSDDDGRNQLAEADVVDLDGGFVAPGFVDSHIHLTATGLTLVGLDLRPATSRRHCLQLLADYAAAHPGQPIWGHGWDDSSWPEPIPPTTADLDAVLGDRPAYLARVDVHSALASSGLRRRVAGLPAAAGYDTPLVGDAHHRVRAAARDLLTDGQRAEARLAALDALAANGIVAVHECAGPDIGGPDDWRELRGAGSRPHGVEVTGYWGEAVTSPSQARALLGDTGAAGLAGDLFVDGALGSRTAWLHEPYHDAPERTGACYLEPDAVTAHLRACTEAGVTAGFHVIGDAAVSTVVDSLECVVEHLGVAAVARCGHRLEHLEMVTAEQAAKLGAWGVMASMQPNFDALWGGDDGMYAQRLGIDRAGRLNPFALLASQGVALAFGSDAPVTGLHPWATIRAAVHHHTPHSSISPRAAFTAATRGGWRAGGAGDELIGSLVPGAPASYAVWDVGALAEPDQLPRLDPGDPLPRCRQTVHRGVVLHG from the coding sequence ATGGCGGTCCGCGACGGTGTGGTGGCGTGGCTCGGCAGCGACGACGACGGCCGAAACCAGTTGGCCGAGGCCGATGTCGTCGATCTCGACGGCGGTTTCGTCGCGCCCGGTTTCGTCGACAGCCACATCCACCTCACCGCGACGGGCCTGACGCTCGTCGGTCTCGACCTGCGACCCGCGACCTCCCGCCGGCACTGCCTGCAGCTGCTCGCCGACTATGCGGCAGCCCATCCCGGCCAGCCGATCTGGGGCCACGGCTGGGACGACTCGTCGTGGCCGGAACCCATACCGCCGACCACGGCGGACCTGGACGCGGTGCTCGGTGATCGGCCGGCTTACCTGGCCCGGGTCGACGTGCACTCGGCGCTGGCCTCGAGCGGGTTGCGCCGTCGCGTCGCCGGGCTGCCGGCGGCGGCCGGATACGACACCCCGCTGGTCGGCGACGCCCATCATCGGGTCCGCGCTGCCGCGCGCGACCTGCTGACCGACGGCCAGCGCGCGGAGGCCCGGCTGGCCGCGCTGGACGCGCTGGCCGCCAACGGCATCGTCGCCGTGCATGAGTGCGCCGGCCCCGACATCGGCGGGCCGGACGACTGGCGGGAACTGCGCGGCGCCGGCTCGCGGCCACACGGCGTGGAGGTGACCGGGTATTGGGGTGAGGCGGTCACCAGCCCGTCGCAGGCGCGCGCGCTGCTCGGCGACACCGGGGCGGCCGGGCTGGCCGGTGACCTGTTCGTCGACGGCGCCCTGGGGTCGCGCACGGCCTGGCTGCATGAGCCCTACCACGACGCCCCGGAGCGCACCGGGGCCTGCTACCTGGAGCCCGACGCCGTCACCGCGCACCTGCGCGCCTGCACCGAAGCCGGCGTGACGGCGGGTTTCCACGTGATCGGCGATGCCGCGGTCTCGACTGTCGTCGACTCGCTGGAATGCGTGGTCGAGCACCTGGGTGTGGCCGCGGTAGCGCGCTGCGGGCACCGCCTGGAACACCTGGAGATGGTGACCGCCGAGCAGGCGGCCAAGCTCGGCGCCTGGGGTGTGATGGCCAGCATGCAACCCAATTTCGACGCGCTCTGGGGCGGCGACGACGGCATGTACGCCCAGCGTCTGGGTATCGACCGAGCCGGGCGTCTCAACCCGTTTGCGCTGCTAGCATCCCAAGGCGTGGCTCTCGCGTTCGGATCCGACGCACCGGTGACCGGACTCCACCCGTGGGCGACGATCCGCGCCGCTGTCCACCACCACACCCCGCACAGCTCGATCTCGCCGCGAGCGGCGTTCACTGCTGCGACTCGCGGCGGCTGGCGGGCCGGCGGTGCCGGCGACGAGCTGATCGGCAGCCTGGTCCCGGGCGCACCGGCGTCCTACGCCGTCTGGGACGTGGGCGCCCTCGCCGAACCCGACCAGTTGCCGCGGCTCGACCCAGGCGACCCGTTGCCACGCTGCCGGCAGACCGTGCACAGGGGCGTCGTCCTTCATGGCTAG
- the lnt gene encoding apolipoprotein N-acyltransferase: MARGIGRFDPRKRPAENTDIIPAITDDPVTGEIPFNAVTDAVAGEIPLPDVEPDDHDDDVADSEVEPADADAGEPAGDRRDRLAELRGHTARAVTVSWQRLVHLSVLVAIWFAGQLRIRVPQLGRWLRPRLTRLVAAIAAGLLLCSSYPRFNWWWAAVIAFAVLAWVLTRPATTPAGGFGYGLLFGLAFYLPLISWISILVGAVPLAALVLLCAVFPGIFGLAAVVVRRLPGWPIWFAVLWAAQEWLKSTIPFGGFPWGVVAAGQTEGPFLPLVRLGSVPLLSLAIVLTGCSVAALVMEALSWWRTSRHRLADTPPAVMLPALCICLVLFLAAAVWPQVRRSGTGSGNEPTVTAAVVQGNVPRLGLEFNAQRLAVLGNDVRETRQLADDVRAGRAPQPDFVIWPEDASEIDPLLNPDAAQEISVAVEAIKAPILVGTVLDVPGRSREDPAQTNTVIVWNPKSGAGDRHDKRIVQPFGEYLPWRGFFKQLSGLADWAGYIIPVKGTGVVHAAGTPIGVATCWEVIFDRELRDSVRNGAQLLAVPANNANFNQTMSEQQLAFSKLRAVELDRYAVVASNVGISALVTPDGREQVRTNFFTPAYLDNQVRLKTTLTPAARWGPILQGLLLVAAVAILFAAILHNGWFNDLHRRLSELANRGGPAPERSDDDPPGDDVVADGDDGQHSAPHGAEKGDL; the protein is encoded by the coding sequence ATGGCTAGAGGCATCGGCCGGTTCGACCCCCGGAAACGGCCCGCGGAGAACACCGACATCATTCCCGCGATCACCGACGATCCGGTCACCGGCGAGATCCCGTTTAACGCCGTCACGGACGCCGTCGCCGGCGAGATCCCGCTACCGGACGTCGAGCCGGACGACCACGACGACGACGTGGCCGACTCTGAAGTCGAGCCGGCAGACGCCGATGCCGGCGAGCCGGCCGGGGACCGCCGTGACCGGCTGGCGGAGTTGCGCGGCCACACCGCCCGCGCGGTGACGGTGTCGTGGCAGCGCCTGGTTCACCTGTCCGTGTTGGTGGCGATTTGGTTTGCCGGTCAATTGCGGATCCGGGTGCCGCAGCTGGGCCGGTGGCTGCGGCCACGGTTGACCCGGCTGGTCGCCGCGATCGCCGCCGGTCTGCTGCTGTGCTCCAGTTATCCGCGATTCAACTGGTGGTGGGCCGCCGTCATCGCTTTCGCCGTGCTGGCCTGGGTGCTGACCCGCCCGGCCACCACGCCGGCAGGCGGATTCGGTTACGGCTTGCTGTTCGGCCTGGCGTTCTATCTGCCGCTCATCAGCTGGATCAGCATCCTTGTCGGCGCCGTCCCGTTGGCGGCGCTGGTGCTGCTCTGCGCCGTGTTCCCGGGAATCTTCGGCCTCGCCGCCGTCGTGGTCCGGCGGTTGCCCGGATGGCCGATCTGGTTCGCGGTGCTGTGGGCGGCCCAGGAGTGGCTCAAGTCCACCATTCCGTTCGGGGGATTCCCGTGGGGCGTGGTGGCCGCCGGCCAGACGGAGGGCCCGTTTCTGCCGCTGGTCCGGCTGGGCAGCGTCCCGCTGCTATCGCTGGCGATCGTGCTGACCGGCTGCAGCGTCGCCGCGCTGGTGATGGAGGCGCTCTCGTGGTGGCGGACGTCGCGTCACCGGCTGGCCGACACCCCGCCCGCGGTGATGCTGCCCGCGCTCTGCATCTGCCTGGTCCTCTTCCTCGCCGCGGCGGTCTGGCCGCAGGTCCGCCGCTCCGGCACCGGATCCGGGAACGAACCCACCGTCACCGCCGCGGTCGTCCAGGGCAACGTGCCCCGGCTCGGTCTGGAGTTCAACGCCCAACGGTTGGCGGTGCTCGGCAACGACGTCCGGGAGACCCGCCAGCTTGCCGACGACGTGCGCGCCGGCCGGGCGCCCCAACCCGACTTCGTCATCTGGCCCGAGGACGCATCCGAGATCGATCCGCTGCTCAATCCCGATGCGGCGCAAGAGATCTCGGTCGCGGTCGAGGCGATCAAAGCGCCCATCCTGGTCGGCACCGTGCTCGACGTGCCCGGCCGTTCGCGGGAGGATCCCGCTCAGACCAACACGGTGATCGTGTGGAATCCGAAGTCCGGCGCGGGCGATCGCCACGACAAGCGGATCGTGCAGCCGTTCGGCGAGTATCTGCCCTGGCGGGGCTTCTTCAAACAGCTCTCCGGGCTCGCCGACTGGGCCGGCTACATCATCCCGGTCAAAGGAACCGGGGTGGTGCACGCCGCGGGCACCCCGATCGGCGTCGCGACCTGCTGGGAAGTGATCTTCGATCGCGAGCTGCGCGACTCCGTCCGCAACGGCGCCCAGCTGCTCGCAGTGCCGGCCAACAACGCCAACTTCAACCAGACGATGAGCGAGCAACAACTGGCGTTCTCCAAACTTCGCGCCGTCGAGCTGGACCGCTACGCCGTGGTGGCCAGCAACGTCGGTATCTCCGCGCTGGTCACGCCCGACGGTCGTGAGCAGGTGCGGACCAACTTCTTCACACCGGCTTACCTGGACAACCAGGTCCGGCTGAAGACCACACTGACCCCGGCCGCCCGCTGGGGCCCGATCCTGCAGGGCCTGCTGCTCGTGGCCGCTGTGGCGATCCTGTTCGCGGCGATACTGCACAATGGATGGTTCAACGATCTCCACCGACGGCTGTCGGAGCTGGCCAACAGAGGCGGCCCCGCACCGGAGAGATCCGATGACGACCCGCCCGGCGACGACGTAGTGGCCGACGGCGACGACGGCCAACACTCCGCTCCGCACGGGGCAGAAAAAGGAGACCTATGA
- a CDS encoding polyprenol monophosphomannose synthase produces MTTGDAVPRLAGDRPTLRTLVIIPTFNERENLPLILQRLQRACPAVHVLVVDDNSPDGTGQLADDFAAADPDRIHVMHRTVKDGLGAAYLAGFAWGLSRGYTTVVEMDADGSHAPEQLHLLLEAVDAGADLAIGSRYVEGGNVQNWPWRRWALSWTANTYARLALGIGIHDITAGYRAYRREVLQKIDLDHVDSKGYCFQIDLTWRTITNGFVVTEVPITFTERELGVSKMSGSNIREALVKVAQWGIDGRLHRNRPAPVAR; encoded by the coding sequence ATGACCACCGGCGATGCGGTGCCCCGGCTCGCGGGCGATCGCCCCACCCTGCGCACCCTGGTGATCATCCCGACTTTCAACGAGCGGGAGAACCTGCCGCTGATCCTGCAGCGACTTCAGCGCGCGTGCCCGGCCGTGCACGTCCTCGTCGTCGACGACAACAGCCCTGACGGCACCGGCCAGCTGGCCGACGACTTCGCCGCGGCAGATCCCGACCGGATCCACGTCATGCACCGCACGGTCAAGGATGGTCTGGGTGCGGCGTACCTCGCCGGCTTCGCCTGGGGGTTGAGCCGGGGTTATACGACGGTCGTCGAGATGGACGCCGACGGTAGCCACGCTCCTGAGCAGCTGCACCTGCTGCTCGAGGCGGTCGACGCCGGCGCCGACCTGGCCATCGGCTCGCGCTACGTCGAAGGCGGAAACGTACAGAACTGGCCGTGGCGGCGCTGGGCGCTGTCCTGGACGGCCAACACCTATGCGCGGCTGGCGTTGGGCATCGGCATCCACGACATCACCGCCGGCTACCGCGCCTACCGTCGCGAGGTCCTGCAGAAGATCGACCTCGATCACGTCGACTCCAAGGGCTACTGCTTCCAGATCGACCTGACCTGGCGCACCATCACCAACGGGTTCGTCGTCACCGAGGTGCCGATCACGTTCACCGAACGCGAACTCGGCGTGTCCAAGATGAGCGGTTCCAACATCCGCGAAGCGTTGGTCAAGGTCGCGCAGTGGGGAATCGACGGACGACTGCACCGCAACCGCCCGGCACCGGTCGCCCGGTAG